In one window of Mytilus galloprovincialis chromosome 6, xbMytGall1.hap1.1, whole genome shotgun sequence DNA:
- the LOC143080312 gene encoding ras-related protein Rab-2 encodes MSYAYLFKYIIIGDTGVGKSCLLLQFTDKRFQPVHDLTIGVEFGARMITIDGKQIKLQIWDTAGQESFRSITRSYYRGAAGALLVYDITRRDTFNHLTTWLEDARQHSNSNMVIMLIGNKSDLEARRDVKKEEGEAFAREHGLIFMETSAKTAANVEEAFINTAKEIYQKIQDGVFDINNEANGIKIGPQHSPNNPNMPSGGGGANQGGGCC; translated from the exons ATGTCTTATGCCTACTTATTTAAGTACATTATCATAGGAGATACag gtgttGGAAAATCCTGTCTCTTATTACAGTTCACAGATAAGAGATTTCAACCTGTGCATGATCTCACCATTG gtgTGGAGTTTGGTGCTCGTATGATAACTATTGATGGTAAACAAATTAAACTGCAGATCTGGGATACA gcAGGTCAGGAATCATTCCGATCTATAACAAGATCTTATTACAGAGGTGCAGCTGGGGCTTTACTAGTATATGATATTACAAG GAGAGACACGTTTAACCATTTAACAACCTGGTTAGAAGATGCCAGGCAACATTCCAATTCTAATATGGTTATTAtgttaattggaaataaaag TGATTTAGAAGCCAGAAGAGATGTaaagaaagaagaaggagaaGCTTTTGCTAGAGAACATGGTTTAATATTCATGGAAACATCAGCTAAAACAGCTGCTAATGTAGAGGAG GCTTTTATAAACACTGCTAAAGAGATTTATCAAAAAATACAAGATGGTGTATTTGATATTAATAATGAG GCTAATGGTATTAAGATTGGACCACAACATTCACCAAATAATCCCAACATGCCATCAGGAGGAGGCGGAGCTAACCAAGGAGGTGGATGTTGCTAA